In Dehalococcoidia bacterium, a genomic segment contains:
- a CDS encoding FKBP-type peptidyl-prolyl cis-trans isomerase — MTESETNQTAKIGDEVRVHYVGTTEGQQFDSSNERGEPLEFVLGARQVVAGFESAVLGMTPGEKKTVTIPASQAYGPHNQDMMLEEDISALPPGVELGVTLVGQDAEGQQLRFVVIDIVDGRAILDANHPLAGRDLTFDLELVEIVEDGGADEVELPWSTGGT; from the coding sequence ATGACCGAAAGCGAAACGAACCAGACAGCTAAAATCGGAGACGAGGTACGCGTCCACTACGTCGGCACGACCGAAGGGCAGCAGTTCGACTCATCCAACGAACGGGGCGAGCCGCTGGAGTTCGTGCTCGGGGCGAGGCAGGTAGTGGCTGGATTCGAAAGCGCCGTGCTCGGCATGACCCCTGGTGAAAAGAAGACGGTCACGATTCCCGCAAGCCAGGCGTACGGACCCCACAACCAGGACATGATGCTGGAAGAGGACATTTCAGCGCTTCCCCCAGGAGTCGAATTGGGCGTCACTCTCGTAGGTCAGGACGCTGAAGGCCAGCAGCTACGGTTCGTGGTAATCGACATAGTCGATGGCCGGGCGATACTGGACGCCAATCACCCGCTGGCCGGGCGCGACCTCACGTTCGACCTGGAACTGGTGGAAATCGTCGAGGACGGTGGCGCTGACGAGGTCGAACTGCCCTGGAGCACCGGCGGGACCTAG